A region of Pseudomonas saponiphila DNA encodes the following proteins:
- the istA gene encoding IS21 family transposase, translated as MAAPRVAMRNIKECLRLKFEAGLSHEKIARALQLSKGVVSKYIAAARVAGLDWPALVAMDEAALAAALFAPTSTNKPRGERVLPDVLSIHRELRRKGVTLQLLWEEYLAAHAGQPTYRYTQFVEHYRRYAQTLKRSMRQLHRAGEKLFIDYAGPTLPVVDPATGEVRRAHIFVAALGASNYTYACATPGETQVDWLTSLGQALTYFGGVPEMVVPDNPRALVAQPDRYEPGLNRATLECARHYQTVILPARPRKPQDKAKAEVAVQVVERWIMARLRHRQFFSLHALNQAIAELLEDLNRRPFKRLDGCRRDWFERLDRPALRALPVHPYEVATFKRCKVSIDYHIEVNGSFYSVPSALARQNVDVRLTAHTLEVLHGNRRVASHLLLGRRGAYSTQREHMPAAHQAHREWTPQRLLDWGARIGPYTRQLIDHQLTHKPHPEMGYRACLGLLSLARRYGNARLEAAAERAVHLRAFTGRSVRNLLQQGLDQQPLPQRAAETTLPGDHENVRGADYYQPPQQELFDDAATHPESTAPATPGRHGPRPGRAMDAAGQPQPELR; from the coding sequence ATGGCGGCGCCGCGAGTAGCCATGCGAAACATCAAAGAATGTCTGCGCCTCAAGTTTGAGGCCGGCTTGTCCCACGAGAAGATTGCCCGTGCCTTGCAGCTGTCCAAGGGCGTGGTTAGCAAGTACATCGCGGCGGCGCGGGTGGCCGGGCTGGACTGGCCGGCGCTGGTGGCCATGGACGAGGCCGCGCTGGCGGCCGCCTTGTTTGCACCGACGTCGACGAACAAGCCGCGCGGTGAGCGAGTGCTGCCCGATGTGCTGAGCATCCACCGCGAGTTGCGACGCAAGGGCGTGACCTTGCAGCTGCTGTGGGAGGAATATCTCGCCGCGCATGCGGGCCAGCCGACCTACCGCTACACCCAGTTCGTCGAGCACTACCGGCGCTACGCCCAGACGCTCAAACGTTCGATGCGTCAGCTGCACCGTGCGGGCGAGAAGCTATTCATCGACTATGCCGGGCCGACGCTGCCGGTGGTCGACCCGGCCACCGGCGAAGTGCGCCGGGCGCACATCTTCGTCGCCGCCCTGGGCGCCTCGAATTACACCTATGCCTGCGCGACGCCAGGCGAAACCCAGGTGGACTGGCTGACCTCGCTGGGCCAGGCTCTGACCTACTTTGGCGGCGTGCCGGAAATGGTTGTGCCGGACAATCCGCGCGCCCTGGTCGCCCAGCCGGATCGCTACGAGCCGGGCCTGAACCGGGCCACGCTGGAGTGCGCGCGTCATTACCAGACGGTGATCCTGCCGGCACGGCCACGCAAGCCTCAGGACAAGGCCAAGGCCGAGGTGGCGGTGCAGGTGGTCGAGCGCTGGATCATGGCGCGGCTGCGCCATCGGCAGTTCTTCAGCCTGCATGCGCTTAACCAGGCCATCGCCGAGCTGCTGGAGGATCTGAATCGGCGCCCGTTCAAGCGGCTCGATGGCTGCCGGCGCGACTGGTTCGAGCGCCTGGATCGCCCGGCCTTGCGAGCGCTGCCGGTGCATCCCTACGAGGTCGCCACCTTCAAGCGCTGCAAGGTCAGCATCGACTACCACATCGAGGTCAATGGCAGCTTCTACAGCGTGCCCTCCGCCCTGGCCCGGCAGAACGTGGACGTGCGACTGACGGCACACACCCTGGAAGTGCTGCATGGCAACCGGCGGGTGGCCAGCCACCTGCTGCTGGGGCGACGCGGCGCTTACAGTACCCAGCGCGAGCACATGCCCGCGGCGCACCAGGCGCATCGCGAATGGACGCCACAACGCCTGCTCGACTGGGGCGCGCGGATCGGCCCCTACACGCGCCAACTGATCGATCACCAACTGACCCACAAGCCGCACCCGGAGATGGGCTACCGCGCCTGCCTCGGCCTGCTCTCGCTGGCCCGGCGCTATGGCAATGCACGCCTGGAAGCCGCTGCCGAACGTGCCGTACACCTGCGCGCCTTCACCGGGCGCAGCGTGCGCAACCTGCTCCAGCAAGGCCTGGATCAACAGCCGCTGCCCCAGCGTGCCGCCGAAACGACCTTACCCGGCGACCACGAGAACGTCCGTGGCGCCGACTACTACCAACCCCCGCAACAGGAGCTGTTCGATGATGCCGCAACACACCCTGAATCAACTGCACCAGCTACGCCTGGACGGCATGGCCCGCGCCCTGGAAGAGCAATGGACGCTGCCGGCCAGCCACAGCCTGAGCTTCGATGA
- a CDS encoding UDP-2,3-diacylglucosamine diphosphatase, producing MTHVELAKPSRKQRVRTLWISDVHLGTRDCQAEHLAQFLKGYQADRIYLVGDIIDGWKLRGGMYWPQAHTNVIRRLLTMSKRGTEVIYVTGNHDEFLRRYSKLILGNIQLVDEAVHVTADGRHLLVIHGDQFDVITRYHRWLAFLGDSAYEFTLTLNRWLNHWRARYGYGYWSLSAYLKHKVKTAVSFISDFEEAIAHECVKRELHGVVCGHIHHAEIRKVGEVDYLNCGDWVESCTALIEHWDGSIELYRLADAQAREAQLKAELTKMAEPA from the coding sequence ATGACCCATGTCGAACTCGCCAAGCCCAGTCGCAAGCAACGGGTACGGACCTTATGGATTTCCGACGTACACCTGGGGACCCGGGATTGCCAGGCGGAGCATCTGGCGCAGTTTCTCAAGGGCTACCAGGCTGATCGCATCTACCTGGTGGGGGACATTATCGACGGCTGGAAGCTGCGCGGCGGCATGTACTGGCCCCAGGCCCATACCAATGTGATCCGCCGCTTGCTGACCATGAGCAAGCGCGGCACCGAGGTGATCTATGTCACCGGCAATCATGACGAATTTCTGCGCCGTTACTCCAAGCTGATCCTGGGCAATATCCAGTTGGTGGACGAAGCGGTGCATGTCACGGCGGATGGGCGTCATCTGCTGGTGATTCACGGCGACCAGTTCGACGTCATCACCCGCTATCACCGTTGGCTGGCCTTTCTCGGCGACTCGGCCTACGAGTTCACCCTGACCCTCAACCGCTGGCTCAATCACTGGCGGGCGCGTTATGGCTACGGCTACTGGTCGCTGTCGGCCTACCTCAAGCACAAGGTCAAGACCGCGGTGAGCTTTATCAGTGACTTCGAGGAGGCCATTGCCCACGAGTGCGTCAAGCGCGAGCTGCACGGGGTGGTCTGTGGCCACATTCACCATGCCGAGATCCGCAAGGTCGGTGAGGTGGACTATCTCAATTGCGGTGATTGGGTCGAGTCCTGCACCGCCTTGATCGAGCATTGGGACGGCAGCATCGAACTCTATCGCCTGGCCGACGCCCAGGCCCGGGAAGCCCAGCTCAAGGCCGAACTCACGAAAATGGCGGAGCCGGCCTGA
- a CDS encoding SelT/SelW/SelH family protein → MTERKPEVIITYCTQCQWLLRAAWLAQELLSTFSDDLGKVSLVPATGGTFHISCDGVQIWERKADGGFPEAKVLKQRVRDCIDPERDLGHNDRGQ, encoded by the coding sequence ATGACTGAACGTAAACCCGAAGTGATCATCACCTATTGCACCCAGTGCCAGTGGCTGCTGCGGGCGGCCTGGCTGGCACAGGAGCTGCTGAGCACCTTCAGTGACGACTTGGGCAAGGTGTCCCTGGTGCCCGCTACCGGTGGAACCTTTCATATCAGCTGCGATGGCGTGCAGATCTGGGAGCGCAAGGCCGACGGCGGCTTTCCCGAAGCCAAGGTGCTCAAGCAAAGGGTTCGTGACTGCATCGACCCCGAGCGCGACCTGGGACACAACGACCGAGGTCAGTGA
- a CDS encoding nitroreductase family protein: MEALDALLNRVSVPRLVEPAPSAAQREALFAAALRAPDHGQLRPWRFLTVEGQARDQLGELLVEAVQLQGGEVTQAALDKARAMPLRAPLVVVVVARLQEHFKVPKSEQLLAAGCAAHGILLAAYAQGIGAVWRTGELSYSPHVAKGLGLAEGEEIIAFLYLGTPLNEPRVAPKIDTGEFVSAWTAKA, encoded by the coding sequence ATGGAGGCTCTCGACGCTTTGCTCAACCGTGTTTCCGTGCCGCGCCTGGTGGAGCCCGCGCCCAGCGCCGCGCAGCGCGAAGCACTGTTCGCCGCCGCCCTGCGGGCGCCGGACCACGGGCAATTGCGCCCCTGGCGGTTCCTCACCGTCGAAGGTCAAGCCCGTGATCAGTTGGGCGAGCTGCTGGTCGAAGCCGTGCAGCTGCAAGGCGGCGAAGTGACCCAAGCCGCGCTGGACAAGGCCCGGGCCATGCCTCTGCGTGCACCGCTGGTGGTGGTGGTCGTGGCGCGGCTGCAGGAGCATTTCAAGGTGCCCAAGTCCGAGCAATTGCTGGCGGCGGGCTGTGCCGCCCACGGCATTTTGTTGGCGGCCTATGCCCAGGGCATTGGCGCCGTGTGGCGCACCGGCGAGTTGTCCTATTCGCCGCACGTGGCCAAGGGGCTGGGCCTGGCTGAGGGGGAAGAGATCATCGCCTTCCTGTACCTGGGGACGCCGCTGAACGAGCCTCGGGTCGCACCGAAAATCGATACCGGCGAGTTTGTCAGCGCCTGGACCGCCAAGGCCTGA
- a CDS encoding HD domain-containing protein: MKAHARFTHMQDGSQEDWAIIAADFSAYAKQLPARILAHLQLLEGDFGGFPVDRLTHSLQTASRAWHDGRDEEYVVCALLHDIGDTLGSYNHADIAAAILKPFVSPENLWMVEKHAIFQGYYFFHHLGMDRHLREQFCEHPLYQRTAEFCAKYDAAAFDPTYASLPLSFFEPMLRRLFAKPRQSLYQAAMEQSGSD; encoded by the coding sequence ATGAAGGCTCACGCACGCTTCACCCACATGCAGGATGGCAGCCAAGAGGACTGGGCGATCATCGCTGCGGATTTCAGTGCCTATGCCAAGCAACTGCCCGCCCGTATCCTGGCCCACCTGCAACTGCTGGAAGGCGACTTCGGCGGTTTTCCGGTGGACCGTCTGACCCATTCACTGCAGACCGCCAGCCGCGCCTGGCATGACGGGCGCGACGAGGAGTACGTAGTCTGCGCACTGCTGCACGACATCGGCGACACCCTGGGTTCCTACAATCATGCGGATATCGCCGCCGCCATCCTCAAGCCCTTCGTCAGCCCGGAGAACCTGTGGATGGTGGAAAAGCACGCAATCTTCCAGGGCTACTACTTCTTCCACCATCTGGGCATGGACCGCCATCTGCGCGAGCAATTTTGCGAGCATCCGCTGTACCAGCGCACTGCCGAATTCTGCGCCAAGTACGATGCCGCGGCGTTCGACCCAACCTACGCCAGCCTGCCCCTGAGCTTCTTCGAACCCATGCTGCGACGGCTGTTCGCAAAGCCCCGGCAGTCGCTGTACCAGGCGGCCATGGAACAGTCCGGCTCCGACTGA
- a CDS encoding DUF962 domain-containing protein, with protein sequence MENIRQFSSFAEFYPYYLSEHSDSTCRRLHFIGTSLVIFLLALAIGRGAWLLLLALPLAGYGFAWVGHFFFEKNRPATFQHPLYSLLGDFVMYRDMILGKVPF encoded by the coding sequence ATGGAAAACATCCGACAGTTCAGCAGCTTCGCCGAGTTCTACCCCTATTACCTGAGCGAGCACAGCGACAGCACCTGCCGTCGCCTGCACTTCATCGGTACCAGCCTGGTGATCTTCCTCCTGGCCTTGGCCATCGGCAGGGGTGCCTGGCTGCTGTTGCTGGCGCTGCCGCTGGCCGGCTACGGCTTTGCCTGGGTCGGGCATTTCTTCTTTGAAAAAAATCGTCCGGCCACCTTTCAGCACCCGCTGTACAGCCTGCTGGGGGACTTCGTCATGTACCGCGACATGATCCTCGGCAAAGTGCCGTTCTAG
- a CDS encoding AraC family transcriptional regulator, producing the protein MGSILTLRHYTHDLIAHSHEHAQLVFGLRGQLDFEVEGRGSQVQQQSFVVVPAGARHVCGSPSGSHCLVLDIPDEHWVQQSLGEHAEASRRLLDVPRHRLLGPSQSRLVNWLADSPVDDPLIAQQGAVLLLASLNHSTPLHPGERRLPYAAMKAHIERHAAHPLQVADLARIAGLSSAHLHARFIAECGETPMEYVRRRRLHMALELLRGSALPVGEIASRVGYSSQSAFAAAMLREFGHSPRRLRQGAQANPSTKKPRIATDAGTDPT; encoded by the coding sequence ATGGGATCTATCCTCACCCTGCGCCATTACACTCACGACCTGATCGCCCATAGCCACGAGCATGCGCAACTGGTGTTCGGCCTGCGTGGCCAGCTCGATTTCGAAGTCGAAGGCCGGGGCAGTCAGGTGCAGCAACAGAGCTTCGTGGTGGTGCCGGCCGGCGCCCGGCATGTGTGCGGCAGCCCCAGTGGAAGCCATTGCCTGGTGCTGGACATCCCCGATGAACACTGGGTGCAACAATCATTGGGCGAACACGCCGAGGCCAGCCGGCGTTTGCTCGATGTGCCCCGACATCGGCTCCTCGGGCCGAGCCAGAGCCGCCTGGTCAACTGGCTGGCGGACAGCCCGGTGGACGATCCCCTGATTGCCCAGCAAGGCGCAGTCCTGCTGCTGGCCAGCCTCAACCACTCGACGCCGCTTCATCCTGGCGAGCGACGGCTGCCCTACGCCGCCATGAAGGCCCACATAGAACGCCACGCCGCCCATCCGCTACAGGTGGCCGATCTGGCACGAATTGCCGGTCTTTCCAGCGCCCACTTGCACGCACGGTTCATCGCCGAATGTGGCGAAACGCCCATGGAATACGTGCGACGACGGCGCCTGCACATGGCCCTGGAACTGCTACGTGGTTCGGCCCTGCCGGTCGGCGAGATCGCCAGCCGGGTGGGCTACAGCTCACAGAGCGCCTTCGCTGCCGCCATGTTGCGCGAGTTCGGTCATTCCCCCCGACGGCTCAGGCAGGGAGCCCAGGCTAATCCCTCGACAAAAAAACCCAGGATCGCGACAGACGCAGGCACCGACCCTACTTAA
- a CDS encoding TrkH family potassium uptake protein, which yields MALPTLRIIGFIIGIFLITLAIAMVVPMATLVIFDRTGDLPSFLWASMITFIAGLALVIPGRPEHIHLRPRDMYLLTVSSWVVVCIFAALPFLLTQHISYTDSFFESMSGITATGATVLSGLDSMSPGILIWRSMLHWLGGIGFIGMAVAILPLLRIGGMRLFQTESSDRSEKVMPRSHMVARLIVATYVGITVFGSLAFWWAGMNVFDAINHAMSAISTGGFSTSDDSLAHWQQPAVHWVAVVVMILGSLPFALYVATLRGNRKALIKDQQVQGLLGMLLVTWLVLGTWYWWTTDLHWLDALRHVALNVTSVVTTTGFALGDYSLWGNFSLMLFFYLGFVGGCSGSTAGGIKIFRFQVAYILLKANLNQLIHPRAVIKQKYNGHRLDEEIVRSILTFSFFFAITICMIALALSLLGLDWMTALTGAASTVSGVGPGLGETIGPAGNFSTLPDAAKWILSLGMLLGRLEIITVFVLCIPAFWRH from the coding sequence ATGGCGTTGCCGACTTTAAGAATCATTGGCTTCATCATCGGCATTTTCCTCATCACCCTGGCCATCGCCATGGTGGTACCGATGGCGACACTGGTGATCTTCGATCGCACCGGCGACCTGCCGTCTTTTCTCTGGGCCAGCATGATCACCTTTATCGCCGGGCTGGCCCTGGTGATCCCGGGGCGCCCCGAGCACATCCACTTGCGCCCGCGAGACATGTACCTGCTGACGGTTTCCAGCTGGGTGGTGGTGTGCATCTTCGCCGCCCTGCCGTTCCTGCTGACCCAGCACATCAGCTACACCGATTCGTTCTTCGAAAGCATGTCCGGCATCACCGCCACCGGCGCCACCGTGCTCAGCGGCCTGGACAGCATGTCCCCGGGCATCCTGATCTGGCGCTCGATGTTGCACTGGCTGGGGGGCATCGGCTTTATCGGCATGGCGGTGGCCATCCTGCCGCTGCTGCGCATTGGCGGCATGCGCCTGTTCCAGACCGAGTCCTCGGACCGCTCGGAAAAGGTCATGCCGCGCTCGCACATGGTGGCGCGGCTGATTGTCGCCACCTATGTCGGCATCACCGTCTTCGGCAGCCTGGCGTTCTGGTGGGCCGGCATGAACGTGTTCGACGCCATCAACCACGCCATGTCGGCAATCTCCACCGGTGGTTTCTCCACCTCCGACGATTCCCTGGCCCACTGGCAGCAACCGGCGGTGCACTGGGTGGCTGTGGTGGTGATGATCCTCGGCAGCCTGCCCTTCGCCCTCTATGTGGCGACCCTGCGCGGCAACCGCAAGGCGTTGATCAAGGATCAGCAGGTCCAGGGCCTGCTCGGCATGCTCCTGGTGACCTGGCTGGTGCTGGGCACCTGGTACTGGTGGACCACCGACCTGCACTGGCTGGACGCCCTGCGTCACGTGGCGCTGAACGTGACCTCGGTGGTCACCACCACCGGCTTCGCCTTGGGCGACTACAGCCTGTGGGGCAATTTCTCACTGATGCTGTTCTTTTATCTGGGGTTCGTCGGCGGCTGTTCAGGCTCCACGGCCGGAGGGATCAAGATCTTCCGCTTCCAAGTGGCCTACATCCTGCTCAAGGCCAACCTCAATCAGCTGATCCACCCGCGGGCGGTGATCAAGCAGAAGTACAACGGCCACCGCCTGGACGAGGAAATCGTCCGTTCGATCCTGACCTTCTCGTTCTTCTTCGCCATCACCATCTGCATGATTGCCCTGGCCCTGTCGCTCCTGGGCCTGGACTGGATGACCGCCCTGACCGGCGCCGCCAGCACCGTGTCCGGCGTGGGCCCGGGCCTGGGCGAAACCATCGGCCCGGCGGGCAACTTCTCGACCCTGCCGGACGCCGCCAAGTGGATCCTGTCCCTGGGCATGCTCCTGGGCCGATTGGAGATCATCACGGTGTTCGTGTTGTGTATTCCGGCGTTCTGGCGTCATTGA
- the istB gene encoding IS21-like element IS1474 family helper ATPase IstB, with protein sequence MMPQHTLNQLHQLRLDGMARALEEQWTLPASHSLSFDERLGLLLDRELAWRDNQRLVRLRKKAKLKYANACLEDLDRRTGRALDERLIATLASGDWIRQQHNLLLTGPTGAGKTWLACALGNQACRQGYSTLYLRTPRLLEQLRIAHGDGSFGRTLQQLAKVDVLVLDDWALAPLEEGARHDLLEVIDDRAGSRSTILTSQLPIEHWHGWINDPTLADAILDRLVHNAYRLTMKGESLRRKKAEEQAAS encoded by the coding sequence ATGATGCCGCAACACACCCTGAATCAACTGCACCAGCTACGCCTGGACGGCATGGCCCGCGCCCTGGAAGAGCAATGGACGCTGCCGGCCAGCCACAGCCTGAGCTTCGATGAACGCCTCGGCCTACTGCTCGACCGCGAACTGGCCTGGCGTGACAACCAGCGCCTGGTACGGCTGCGCAAGAAGGCCAAGCTCAAGTACGCCAACGCCTGCCTGGAAGATCTCGACCGCCGCACCGGACGCGCCCTGGACGAGCGTCTGATCGCCACCCTGGCCAGTGGCGACTGGATCCGCCAGCAGCACAACCTGCTGCTGACCGGCCCGACCGGTGCCGGCAAAACCTGGCTGGCCTGCGCCCTGGGCAACCAGGCCTGCCGCCAGGGCTATAGCACCCTGTACCTGCGCACCCCGCGCCTGCTGGAACAACTGCGCATCGCTCATGGCGACGGCAGCTTCGGCCGTACCCTGCAACAGCTGGCAAAGGTCGACGTCCTGGTGCTGGACGACTGGGCGCTAGCCCCGCTGGAGGAAGGAGCCCGGCATGACCTGCTGGAGGTGATCGACGACCGCGCTGGCAGCCGCTCCACCATCCTGACGAGCCAACTGCCCATCGAGCACTGGCACGGCTGGATCAACGACCCGACCCTGGCCGATGCCATCCTCGACCGCCTGGTGCACAACGCCTACCGACTGACGATGAAAGGCGAGTCGCTGCGCCGAAAAAAAGCCGAGGAACAAGCCGCATCGTGA
- a CDS encoding DMT family transporter: MTPRTALGALHIGALMFGLTGVFGKLAVASPAVIVFGRAAFAVLALAGFARLASATPWQTLAATDWRRLLLSGLLLAGHWVSFFVAVKVAGVAIATLGFASFPAFTVILEGLIFRERIRFNEILLVSLVSIGLVLVTPDFDLASQATTGLLWAVGSGLLFALLSLNNRASSGRIPAVQAALCQNLVVALCLLPVAAPELGQVRAMDWLWISLLGIFCTGLAHSLFVASLAVIKARTAAVVFALEPVYGITVAWLLFGENPTLRMLMGGALIIVAIVVSSRLSAASNKQATTAPAGSH; the protein is encoded by the coding sequence ATGACTCCACGTACCGCCCTTGGCGCCTTGCATATCGGCGCCCTGATGTTCGGCCTGACCGGCGTGTTCGGCAAACTGGCCGTCGCCTCGCCTGCGGTTATCGTGTTCGGTCGTGCGGCCTTTGCCGTGCTGGCCCTGGCTGGCTTCGCGCGCCTGGCCAGCGCCACGCCCTGGCAGACACTGGCCGCCACCGATTGGCGGCGCCTGCTGCTCAGCGGCCTGTTACTGGCCGGACACTGGGTCAGCTTCTTCGTCGCGGTGAAGGTCGCCGGGGTGGCCATCGCGACCCTGGGCTTTGCCAGCTTCCCGGCCTTCACGGTGATTCTTGAGGGGCTGATCTTCCGCGAGCGGATCCGCTTCAACGAGATACTGCTGGTGAGCCTGGTGAGCATCGGCCTGGTACTGGTCACCCCGGATTTCGACCTCGCCAGCCAGGCCACCACCGGCTTGCTCTGGGCCGTGGGTTCGGGCCTGCTGTTTGCCCTGCTGTCCTTGAACAACCGCGCCAGTTCCGGACGCATTCCCGCGGTGCAGGCGGCCCTCTGCCAGAACCTGGTGGTCGCCCTGTGCCTGCTGCCGGTGGCGGCCCCCGAGCTTGGCCAGGTGCGGGCCATGGATTGGCTGTGGATCAGTCTGCTGGGGATTTTCTGCACCGGTCTGGCCCACAGCCTGTTTGTCGCCAGCCTGGCGGTGATCAAGGCTCGCACGGCGGCGGTGGTCTTCGCCCTGGAACCGGTCTATGGGATTACCGTGGCCTGGCTGCTGTTCGGCGAGAATCCGACGCTGCGCATGCTGATGGGGGGCGCCTTGATCATCGTCGCGATCGTGGTGTCGAGCCGACTCTCGGCCGCCTCAAACAAGCAGGCCACAACGGCGCCGGCCGGCTCTCACTGA
- a CDS encoding sensor histidine kinase, with amino-acid sequence MRSLFWRILASFWLAITLVAGLSILLGHMLNQDAWILSRHPGLNSLTAEWTQTYETQGEDAAQDILQQRKRQYHIDVQVLNESGDPVVRGTFPRRAAAFEARQNNDDRHLPWRRLTAEYTSPTTGDTYLFIYRIPHPELDAWHRDSLTWPLSALTIALVVLTLFSLLVTLSITRPLSRLRGAVHDLGQASYQQNSLARLANRRDEFGVLARDFNRMGSRLQSLIGSQRQLLRDVSHELRSPLARLRIALALAERAAPEEREKLWPRLTRECDRLEALISEILVLARVDADNASAEDVDLNALLLALQKDAQLACPEQQVQIDAQPQLSLRGWPTMLERAVDNLLRNAQRFNPAGQPIEVQAQRHGDRILISVRDHGPGVDAEHLKQLGEPFFRAPGQNAPGHGLGLAIARRAAERHGGSLLLDNHSQGGFIATLELPLLPGAPAPA; translated from the coding sequence GTGCGTTCACTGTTCTGGCGCATCCTGGCCAGTTTCTGGCTGGCCATCACCCTGGTTGCCGGGTTGTCGATCCTGCTCGGGCACATGCTCAACCAGGACGCCTGGATCCTCAGCCGCCATCCGGGGCTCAACAGCCTCACCGCGGAGTGGACGCAAACCTACGAAACCCAGGGCGAAGACGCCGCCCAGGACATCCTCCAGCAGCGCAAGCGCCAGTACCACATCGATGTTCAAGTCCTCAATGAGAGCGGCGACCCGGTGGTACGCGGGACGTTCCCGCGCCGCGCCGCCGCCTTCGAGGCCCGGCAGAACAACGACGACCGCCACCTGCCCTGGCGCCGCCTGACCGCGGAATACACCAGCCCGACCACCGGCGACACCTACCTGTTCATCTACCGCATCCCCCATCCGGAGCTGGACGCCTGGCACCGCGACAGCCTGACCTGGCCCCTTAGCGCCCTGACCATCGCCCTGGTGGTGCTGACCCTGTTCAGCCTGCTGGTGACCCTGTCCATCACCCGCCCGCTGAGCCGCCTGCGCGGTGCCGTACATGATCTGGGCCAGGCCAGCTACCAGCAGAACAGCCTGGCGCGCCTGGCCAATCGGCGCGATGAGTTCGGCGTGCTGGCCCGGGACTTCAACCGCATGGGCTCGCGCCTGCAAAGCCTCATTGGCAGCCAGCGCCAGTTGCTGCGGGATGTGTCCCACGAACTGCGCTCCCCCCTGGCACGGCTGCGCATCGCCCTGGCCCTGGCCGAGCGTGCCGCCCCCGAAGAGCGGGAAAAGCTCTGGCCCCGACTGACTCGGGAATGTGATCGCCTGGAGGCGCTGATCAGCGAGATCCTGGTGCTGGCCCGGGTCGACGCGGACAACGCCAGCGCCGAGGACGTGGACCTCAATGCCTTGTTGCTGGCCCTGCAAAAAGACGCGCAGCTGGCCTGCCCGGAGCAACAGGTGCAGATCGACGCCCAGCCGCAACTGAGCCTGCGGGGCTGGCCGACCATGCTGGAGCGGGCGGTGGACAACCTGCTGCGCAATGCCCAGCGCTTCAACCCCGCAGGGCAACCGATCGAGGTCCAGGCCCAGCGCCACGGCGACAGGATCCTGATCAGCGTGCGCGACCACGGGCCCGGGGTGGACGCCGAGCACCTGAAACAATTGGGTGAGCCGTTCTTCCGTGCGCCAGGGCAAAACGCGCCCGGCCATGGTCTGGGCCTGGCCATTGCTCGCCGGGCGGCGGAGCGTCATGGCGGCAGTCTGTTACTGGACAATCATTCCCAAGGCGGCTTCATCGCCACCCTGGAGTTGCCCCTGCTGCCCGGCGCGCCAGCCCCCGCCTGA
- a CDS encoding AraC family transcriptional regulator → MSERTTSASWALGIVKALEMDGLDCRALFKQLGLDYGALEDPDARFPQDSMTRLWQRAVELSGNPAIGLNMGKVVRPASFHVAGYALMSSRTLVEGFQRLVRYQRIIAESADLSFRLLPEGYALILTVHGDHLPPTRQSAEASLACALALCSWLTGRALQPRKVLLQGEQPEDVQPYKDMFHAPLAFSAPFDALIFERADMEAPLPTANEAMALLHDRFAGEYLARFSESRVTHKARQVLCRLLPQGEPKREVVAQALHLSQRTLQRRLQEEGTSFQTLLDDTRRELAEQYLAQPRMTLLEIAYLLGFADPSNFFRAFRRWFDITPGEYRARLQALPASVNDARTPEYTTRTP, encoded by the coding sequence ATGAGCGAACGAACGACTTCTGCGAGCTGGGCCTTGGGAATAGTCAAGGCTCTGGAGATGGATGGCCTGGACTGCCGCGCTTTGTTCAAGCAGTTGGGGCTCGACTACGGCGCTCTCGAAGACCCCGACGCGCGCTTCCCCCAGGATTCGATGACCCGGCTCTGGCAGCGTGCCGTCGAGCTGTCCGGCAACCCGGCGATTGGCCTGAACATGGGCAAGGTAGTGCGTCCCGCATCCTTTCATGTGGCCGGTTACGCCTTGATGTCGAGTCGTACCCTGGTCGAAGGCTTTCAGCGTCTGGTGCGCTATCAGCGCATCATTGCCGAAAGCGCCGACCTGAGCTTTCGTCTTTTACCCGAGGGTTATGCGCTGATCCTGACGGTACATGGCGACCATCTGCCGCCCACCCGGCAAAGTGCCGAGGCCTCCCTGGCCTGTGCGCTGGCCCTGTGCAGCTGGTTGACCGGGCGTGCCCTGCAGCCACGCAAGGTCCTGCTGCAGGGCGAGCAGCCCGAGGATGTGCAGCCTTACAAGGATATGTTCCATGCCCCGCTGGCGTTTTCCGCACCCTTTGATGCGCTGATCTTCGAACGTGCTGACATGGAGGCGCCGCTGCCCACGGCCAACGAGGCCATGGCCTTGCTGCACGACCGTTTTGCCGGTGAGTACCTGGCGCGTTTTTCTGAAAGCCGGGTGACCCACAAGGCGCGACAGGTGCTGTGTCGCCTGTTGCCCCAGGGCGAGCCCAAGCGCGAAGTGGTGGCGCAGGCCCTGCACCTGTCCCAGCGCACGTTGCAGCGTCGCCTGCAGGAGGAGGGCACCAGCTTCCAGACCCTGCTGGACGACACCCGGCGAGAATTGGCCGAGCAGTATCTGGCGCAGCCGCGCATGACCTTGCTGGAGATTGCCTACTTGTTGGGGTTCGCTGATCCGAGCAATTTCTTCCGGGCGTTCCGCCGCTGGTTCGATATCACGCCGGGTGAGTATCGGGCACGCCTGCAGGCGCTGCCGGCATCGGTCAATGACGCCAGAACGCCGGAATACACAACACGAACACCGTGA